A window from Cryptomeria japonica chromosome 1, Sugi_1.0, whole genome shotgun sequence encodes these proteins:
- the LOC131039171 gene encoding UDP-glycosyltransferase 92A1 has protein sequence MAPSADCRNPSGEDRQKHHVVMFPFMAQGHIIPFIQLSNLLAARTGFTITIVSTPLNVQALTPTIQSAHQNDSALDIRLAELPFSSADHGLPPHTENTDSLPYSQVLTLMEAAEYLQPHFENLIRRICSEDGRTPLCIISDMFLGWTQDVADLFGIPRIFFLTCGVYGTLLYYSMWNHLPHTKTDSEEFILPDLPHISLHRSQLPTNIKMATGTDPWSLFQARHISPNMRSWGFICNSFEQIEHRYLEHLRKSTGRPVWAVGPLLPPEFISSTQSHAVRDQLLQGKEANGASDAISCLRWLDSQIVSSVLYVSFGSQNTISASNMKELALGMESSGQPFIWVVRPPIGVPSTKEFSSEFLPDGFEERMKVKNQGLVIKKWAPQREILSHPSTGGFLSHCGWNSTLESLSQGVPMIGWPIAAEQYFNSKLLEEEVGVCVEICRGSEGELTKEKVERTVKMLMWEEKGGGMRERAAAMRDAARKAVMDNGEGAEKGSSVCYVDDMIQNILTTSCLSRSL, from the coding sequence ATGGCCCCTTCTGCGGATTGCAGAAATCCATCCGGCGAGGACAGGCAGAAGCATCATGTGGTGATGTTTCCATTCATGGCGCAGGGCCATATCATTCCCTTCATCCAGCTTTCTAACCTCCTTGCCGCTCGAACAGGATTCACCATCACCATCGTAAGCACTCCTCTCAACGTTCAGGCCTTAACACCCACCATTCAATCTGCCCACCAAAATGACTCCGCTCTTGACATACGCCTAGCGGAGCTCCCTTTCTCCAGTGCCGATCATGGCTTACCACCGCATACAGAGAACACTGACTCGCTGCCTTACTCACAGGTCCTTACTCTCATGGAAGCCGCAGAGTATTTGCAACCCCACTTCGAGAATCTGATCCGCAGGATCTGCTCAGAAGATGGGCGCACTCCGCTTTGTATCATCAGCGACATGTTCCTGGGCTGGACCCAAGACGTCGCCGACCTGTTTGGAATACCCAGAATCTTCTTTCTCACCTGTGGCGTTTATGGCACCTTGCTCTATTACTCTATGTGGAATCATTTGCCCCATACCAAGACCGACTCAGAAGAGTTTATTCTCCCAGATTtgcctcatatttctttgcatcgATCTCAGCTCCCCACTAACATAAAAATGGCGACTGGAACGGATCCCTGGAGCTTGTTTCAGGCTCGCCATATATCTCCCAATATGCGCAGCTGGGGATTTATATGCAATTCCTTCGAACAGATTGAGCACCGCTATTTGGAACACCTCAGAAAATCCACAGGCAGGCCTGTCTGGGCGGTTGGCCCTCTCCTCCCTCCAGAATTTATTTCTTCCACTCAATCTCACGCCGTCCGTGACCAGTTATTGCAAGGTAAGGAAGCAAATGGAGCCAGCGATGCAATTTCCTGCTTGCGCTGGCTCGATTCTCAGATTGTTTCCAGTGTGCTCTATGTTTCTTTCGGCTCACAGAACACGATCTCTGCGTCGAATATGAAAGAATTGGCATTGGGTATGGAATCAAGTGGGCAGCCTTTCATATGGGTAGTGAGGCCGCCGATTGGCGTACCGTCGACTAAGGAGTTTTCGTCAGAGTTTCTTCCGGATGGGTTTGAAGAGCGAATGAAGGTCAAAAATCAGGGACTAGTTATTAAGAAATGGGCGCCCCAGCGTGAGATTCTGTCCCATCCTTCGACCGGAGGATTTTTGAGCCACTGTGGATGGAATTCGACACTGGAGAGTCTGAGCCAGGGCGTTCCCATGATTGGATGGCCAATCGCGGCAGAGCAGTATTTCAATTCGAAGCTTCTAGAAGAGGAGGTCGGGGTGTGTGTGGAGATTTGCAGAGGAAGTGAGGGAGAATTGACGAAGGAGAAGGTGGAGAGGACGGTGAAGATGTTGATGTGGGAAGAGAAAGGCGGTGGGATGAGAGAAAGAGCTGCGGCCATGAGAGATGCTGCCAGAAAAGCAGTAATGGACAACGGAGAAGGAGCCGAGAAAGGCTCGTCCGTTTGTTATGTTGACGACATGATACAAAATATTCTTACCACTTCTTGCCTGTCTCGATCCTTGTAA